The segment CAGGAAAAGAATTTGGTTGACTTGTTGTAGGAGCTATGAGAGCATTTCCTTCATCAGTAGTTACTGGAGTTACATATTCTGGTAAATTTGATAATTCAGAACGATCTATAACTTGTACATTTTTTATGATAGCTCTCCATGCATCCATTGGTTGATCATTTGGGGCTGTGTTCATTGTTGCAATTCTATCTAATGTTTCAAAGCTTTCATTGGTTAAAATTCTGCCAAAAACAGTATACTGACCATCTAGAAAGTTTGAATCTTTATGAACAATAAAAAATTGAGAACCTCCACTGTTAGGATCAGATGAGCGTGCCATTGAGACTATTCCTCGTTTATGTTCAATGCTGTTAAATTCTGCATCTATAGAATAGCCAGGATCACCTGTTCCCCATTCAGACATAGAAACTGAAGAATCAGCTGATTTTGGATCACCACCTTGAATCATAAATCCTTCAATTATACGATGAAAAATAGTTCCAGTGTAAAAACCGTCTTCAGATAGTGTTACAAAGTTTTCAACATGGTTTGGAGCGAATTGTGGGAAGAATTCTATAATTAATCGTCCAGAATCAGTCTCTAATACTACAATTGTATCTTCATATTCTCCAAAGGCTTGAGGTGTTGTAACAATAATCAATAAAATCAAAGGTAAAAAAAAGAATTTTTTATTCATAATTTTCAAAATTCCATCTATAATAAAAATTAGATCTGCAATTGACTTTTAACGATCTATTTTTCAAGTTGTTCTATGGAATTTGATGAAAAGATTCACACACATTTGATGTCCGTTTGGAGAGAATCAAAGTCCTTTTTTGGTGTTGGAGGAAAGGAAGGAATGCTACTATTAACAGATAATCACTTTATATTTCTAAAAAGAACTGAAAGAATGAAAAAATGGTGGGGTGCAGCAACTAAAAGACAAGTAGTTACATTAATACAAAATAAAAATACAATGACTGACAAAATAGATGGATACGAAGAAAAGGATTTGCAGGTTGATTTGGAAGAAGTAAAATCAAAACATATCAGCAAAATTACATTTGATAATATTTTAGAAATTGGAGAAGAAGAAAAAACGTGGGGTAGTGTTTTATCAATTAAAGCAATTGAAGATGGTAAGGAAAAAAAGTATGATTTTTCAATTGTTCAAGACTGGGTGAAATACCCAATCAAAGATCCTACAAAATATCTCAATGTTGACTGGAAACCATGTATAGAGTTCATCAAATCAAGACAAAGAGTAACAAAATAAAATGAATAAAGTTTTTGCCGTAGGTGTAGGACCAGGTTCACCAAAATATGTTACAGATATAGTAAAAGATGTAATATCACAATGTGATGTTGTTATTGGTTATGGATATACAATAAAAACAATTGAGGAATATGTTAAAGATAAAAAAATACTTGAAGTAACAATGCAAAATCAAGAAGAAGCATACCAAGAAATTGCAAAAGAGGATAATCACACAATATTAGTTCCATTTACAGGTGATGTTAATTTTTCAGAATCTGAAGTTGTTGATAGATTAATTGAGATTTATGATGAAGTAGAAATAATTCCTGGTATTAGCTCAACACAGGTTGCTGCATCACGTGCAAAAGTTCCAACTGACAAGTCAAAAGTGATTACGATGCATATTTCAACATCAATAGAAGAGAAGAAATTAGAATTACAAAAAGCATTGATTGATGGTCTTAGCGTCATACTTGTTCCAAGACCATGGCCAAAAGTTCCTGAAAAACACTTCATGCAATCTGAGATTGCAAAATATTTGAAACAAAATGGTTTTGATACTTCAAAGATGAAAGTACATGTCTATGAGTCGATAACTACGGAAAATGAGACTAGTTTTGAGGGAACAGTTGAACAATTGGAAGGAAAAGAATTCTCAGACCTCTCAGTGATGGTATTCAACCAAGCAACACTTGAATCGTATATCAATTTTGATTAGTCATGGGTAAAAAAGCAGCAAAGTGGGCTCCATCAAAAAAAGAATTGGAGAAAATACTGGAGGCAGATAACAGCCACGAATTATTTCTAGTTGGCCAAGTATGTATTGAAAGAATTTTGGAGAAAATACTGGAGAAGAAATTCAATATTCATGCAGATGTATTAGATGATGGACAATTCATGTGGTATCAAAAATTTCTGATATTAGAAAAATCTGGGAAGCTAAAAGGAAATGTTAAGAAAAATGCTCGTTTGATTAACCAGATAAGAAATAGATTTTCACATAGATTGAAACCTGATGAAAAAGCTATTGAGAATCAGATTAGAGAACTAGAATATCTTGGTGCACCTCATAAAAATTCAATCACAAAGTTTGAAAAATATCGAATCTGTGTTATCAGTACTTTTACAGAATTAGAGAAAATGTTGTAAATTTATTAGCGAAAAAATCTATTTAACAATATGAAACCAGAAAGATGTGCATATTGTGGCGATATGGTAGATATTCCGTTTGAATGTACATACTGTAAAGATCC is part of the Candidatus Nitrosopelagicus brevis genome and harbors:
- the cbiE gene encoding precorrin-6y C5,15-methyltransferase (decarboxylating) subunit CbiE translates to MNKVFAVGVGPGSPKYVTDIVKDVISQCDVVIGYGYTIKTIEEYVKDKKILEVTMQNQEEAYQEIAKEDNHTILVPFTGDVNFSESEVVDRLIEIYDEVEIIPGISSTQVAASRAKVPTDKSKVITMHISTSIEEKKLELQKALIDGLSVILVPRPWPKVPEKHFMQSEIAKYLKQNGFDTSKMKVHVYESITTENETSFEGTVEQLEGKEFSDLSVMVFNQATLESYINFD